A stretch of DNA from Spirosoma endbachense:
ATGGCCGATAGCCCACCGGGATCGGTCGCCGTAAGCGTGACCTGACTGACTGCACTTGCCAAGGGCGTACCGGAAATGATCTGGGTAACAGGGTCAAAATTCAGCCCATTGGCGGGATCGATACTGGCTGAATAGGTTAGGCTGTTGGGTGTTTCGATGTCGGTGAAGGCGTTGGCCGAGAACGAGTAAGCCTTACCCACCGTAGCTGTCTGGCTGGCGATAGCGGTGGGTTGCGGGGGCATATTGGCCGGAGCGCAGCTACCTGTACGGTCAGCACAGAAAGCTCCAAAGTCTCCCCCGCCTGGTAATGCTGGATTGTTAGAAAAAGCTGAATTTATATTGTTTATGCCACATAAAGCTGAGAGGGATGCAGGAAAGCACCCACTTAACTGGTTTCTGGATAAGTTAAGGGTCTGTAATTTCGTTAAAGCTCCTAAGCTCTCAGGAATAGTACCGCTCCAGATGCTGGAGCTAAGATTTAGATATTGCAGCTCTGTCAGCGACCCTATGTTGGTCGGTATACTTCCCGGCAATCCATTTTCCGACAAATCCAGGTATTTCAGATGGGTGAGCTCACTCAGGCTAGCGGGTAAGGTCCCACTCAATTGATTAGATTTCAGATCCAGTGAAACGACTCGGCCGTTATTGTCGCAGGTCACGCCAAACCAGTTACACGGGCTGCATCCACTCATCCAATTAGCGCTCCGTCGCCATTTATCACCATTAGTCGCTATGAAAAGTGCTGCTAAAGGGGCATAATCCTGACTGACAGTACTTGGCTCCCCTTGAAACTCATAAGCACCCATATCAATCGTGCGGACCTGGCGCGGATTGCCAGCAAAGTCGGTATCGGGGCCAGTGTAAGCGTTAGTCTCACCGGCATCGATCGCTGCTGAGCAGGACTGAAGTCGCAGGTCGCCATTAGCCGGATCGACAAACGAAGGACTGAGACCCGAACTGCCCTGGCTATCAACGACGTAAGGATAACCTTTGATCAGGCTGTGTCGTGCTGTTATAGATCCTTCAAAGACTGGCTTAGGTGGATTGCTGTCCTCGTAGCCCTCTTCCGCTGAGCGTCTCCAGACAATGCAATTGATTAAAGTTGCCTTTCCAGAACCAACGCTTATTCCAGTGGCTCCACTTGTAAACGGTGCGTTCTCGGCTAAAATAGTACAATTAGTCAGGGTAGGCGTCCCATGTACCAGTATGCCTCCTATAAACCAGGCTGTGTTTCCTATGAGCGTGCAGTTTGTTAGCGTTGGACTTCCCAGCCCAAGACTCATAGCTCCCCCTATAGTTATGGCATCGTTGTTAAGGAAGCGACAGTTGGTCAGTGCTGGACTTGCTTCCTGGGTATACATCCCACCACCCTGACAGCCATCGTAGTTAGTGCTGTTTTTTATGAAATTACAGTTAATCAGGGTTGAGCTACTTTTCTGCATGGCCAGCCCTCCTCCGTGACCGCCACTCCTGTTTCCTATAAAGTTGCAGTTAGTCAGAGTTGGATTGCCGTTCAGGATTGCCAGCCCACCCCCGCCAAAGGAAGCCGATGTCTGGGCACCGCCAGCCACGTTTTCTATAAAGTTACAGTTCGTGAGGGTTGGGCTGCCGTTCAAAATATATAACCCACCTCCCGAAGCTTGTATTACGTCGCCAATGTAGGCCTTATTTTTTATGAAACTACAGTTAATCAGAGTTGGACTACCGTTCCTGATGAACATCCCGGCTCCATTACCGTAATTAATTCCATCGCTAATGGTAAGGCCATCGAGTCGAGTTTGGCTGGTTGCCCCATCAGTTGTGCTGACCACATGGAACTCTTGTCGATAACGATCGGTAATGATGCTATTGGCACCACTTAATGTGGTTGATGAAGGTTGGTCGGCAGCTATGGGCGGACGCTCCGCAATCGTCGATTCTGTTCCTTCAAAACCACCGTAAACCCCTACTCCATTCCGTATTTTGAAGCCAGCCTTTAGGTTGCTGCTGCTCAGTGGTTCGGGCATGTAGATACCTTTAGCTATCCAAACCTGCTCAACACCTGGCACATCCAACATAACCTGTAAATCGCCCGATGCATTTTGCCAGCTCGTGCCGTCGCCCGTTCCGCCCTGTTTGACCCACCGGATCGATTGCGCCAGTGCAGGGGTAATGAGACTATAAATTAGTAGCCCAACGGCCATTAGTCGCCAAAGGCATCGGAAGTAAAGATGATAAGCCAATGTAGAAATGTTTTTATATATCCCCCCCCCTTTTTGTTACTATTATCAAATAAATATAAATATTATGTTTAATATATCCCTTTAATGTGAGAATATTTTTTAATGAATTAATGGTTCGTTGTGTATAATAGAGCTAGGCGATCGTACAGAAAGATAGTATTGGAGAATTATGTAGTTAATCTGGCAACTTCTAGTTTTAACTAAGAACTTGAATAGTTGGCGACCTGGACTGAAAGAAGGCTGGTTTTTCAGTATGCACGGTAGGAGCTTTAGCGCCCTGGCTGAAAAGCAGATAGATACAAACAGAGATGAAGTAGCAGGTACTAACCTGTACTAATCCTGAAGAAATAAATGGAGAGAGAGGATTAACAAATAACCGCAATAGCCGGATTGGCGTCCTGACTATTGCGGATTATTCTGCAACTTTAAGTTAGGTTAAGAAAACGCGAAAGTCATGCTCAGCTTGGCGTATGGCTTTTTTGTTATTTGCCAGTAATATACAGCGCTGTTCGCATATTTACCAAAATGTACTCTACCCGGTTTAAATCTGATTTAATCAGATAGGATATATGGAGAAGCGATTTCGACTGGCGCCACTTGGGCTGGAAGGTCATCTTGCAATCGCGGCTTGAACACAAAAATTATACGACAACAGCATAACCAAAATCTCTGTAGGCTATAAAAAAAGATAAGGTTCCCTGATCTTAGCAGAGAACCTTATACTGACTATTCCTAAACCCTTAACCTTTTCTACATGAAAAACTAACTTTTACCCTTTTCTGTTCCAAATACTCGACGAATTCAGTATTTAATTTAACTTACTGAACGTCAGAGTTTTCGCTAAGAGACTGATTCGCGTTCCAGAGGAAGTTGATCATCCGGGCCGTATGGTTGGCCTGGTTCATCCAGCGACTGGCTTCAGCATTGTTTTGCTTAACCAGTTGAGTATTGACTTGAGCGGCTGCTTCGTTAAACTTAGCACGGTCGGCGGGGCTGAGATTCAGCACAGCGGCCGGGCTTTGGTTGTAAAGCGAGATAACGCTCATAAAATTTTTCCAATTGGTGTTGCGCACCGACTTGGTAATGTGTTGTTCGTAATAAGAAGCAAATTGCTTTTCCGAACCATTAACAAGCAGGGCACTTGCCGGCTTGGTGGCTGCCGGGCTATCATCAGTGTTGGTGGTGGTAGCCGCGTCTGCCTGAGATGTCATCAATCCTAATCCAAGAATCAACGACGCAAAGATAACACGCGATTTCATTGTTTTGTTCTATTTTCGTTTCAATTAATCAACGCACAAATGTCCGTAGAAGTTCTGAAAGTGCAAAACATGTATAGGGGTCGATTCGGAATAATATTCCGAATTTACTATCGTTTAATTTTTAATTTATTGATATTGACTATTTAAATCTACTCAATACAAAATTATATTTGTATGTTTTGGTGCTTAATATATAGAAAATATTCTTTTGAAAAAATGCAAAATTCTTTAAAAATTTATACTATTGGTTGTAATTGTTCATAGCAAATTGTATTCCCATAGTACAAAAAGCAAGCACTGCATTGCCAGCACGGTCCAAATAGTCGGGTAATTGAATCATTTCGTCTTCAGGAAACTGCCCCAATACGAAGTCAACCTGCTTTCCTTTAGAGAAACTATTGCCTATTCCTACCCGTAAGCGGGCGTATTCCTGGGTAGTCAGTACCTCATCAATATTTCGCAATCCATTGTGGCCCCCCGGCGAACCTTTAGGTTTCAGTCGCAGCTTGCCAAAAGGCAGATCTTTATCATCAGTCACAACAAGAATATTCTCGACCGGAATATTTTCCTGTTTCATGTAGTAGAGTAACGCCCGCCCACTTAGGTTCATGTAGGTTGTCGGCTTTACGAAAAAGATTTGTTTTCCTTTGTGTTGCCATTTGGCCGTATAGGCCAGGCGAGTCATTGTAAAGTCAAAACCATGTTGGGCGGCCATCCGGTCCAGAACCATAAAGCCAGCATTATGCCGGGTTAGTGCATATTCAGGGCCAATGTTGCCAAGGCCAACGATCAAAAATTTAGTCATTCGTTAATAACCCGTAGGCTTCTATAGTATAACGCCCACAAAAATAGTGAGCTAAAACCAGTGAGGAACGACTGATGACTGCTAACTGAAGACTATTTTTACTCCATGAACCAACAACGCCTGATTCTTTCCAGTCCGCTGCTCGAAATCGTGATCAGCCGACTGGCGCAGCAACTAATCGAAAATCACCAGGATTTTGCCGATACTGTTATTTTGGGGATGCAGCCACGAGGTATCTATTTTGCCGAACGCGTCGGACGAGAGCTGAACCGGACACTGGGTTTTACTGTACCACTCGGTTATCTGGATGCAACTTTTTACCGGGATGATTTCCGTCGGCGCGATTCGCCATTGCAGCCTAATGCAACCCATGTGCCCTTTATTATTGAAGATAAACGCGTGATTCTGGTCGATGATGTACTGGCAACAGGCCGAATGGTACGGGCTGCCCTTGATGCGATGACCGCGTTTGGAAGGCCCCGAAAAGTAGAACTATTGGTTCTGATCGACCGGCGCTATAACCGCGATTTACCGATCAAACCCGACTATACCGGTAAACGTGTAAATACGCTTGAATCGCAACGTGTATTGGTCGAGTGGACTGAGCAAGGGGCCGATGCGGATCGGATTTGGCTGGTGGGCTGAATCGCTGTATCCAGTTAATAACAAGCTTTTGACACTTAGCTACTTATTTATGACATTTGAACAATATGTATGCTCCGGATTGGCGGGATTTTTGTAATTTCGCTGTCCGTAATTATACGTAATGAAACCTCTACAGAAACTACTTATACTTTTCTTCTGCTTTATACTTGCCAGTAACCATAAAGAGGCCAGCGCGCAGACCGTTTATACCGTTACCGGACTGGTTACAGATGCCCGTACGGGCGATCCTGTGCCGTTTGCCAGCGTCGCTCTTGTGGGCCGTCGGGTTGGATCGCTAACCGACGAACGGGGTCGATATACAATAAGCGCTAAGATCCTAACCGATTCGATCGCTGTTAGCTCTCTTGGTTACGTTACCCAGCGCCAATTTATTGATCGCGAACGAACAACGCAGGCTGTTGACATCAAACTGATATCGGGTGGTGCCTCGCTTCAGGAAGTAACCGTCCGTGCTGGCGAAAATCCGGCGTTTCGCGTTTTGCGGCAGGTGCGCAAAAATCGCGGCATCAACGAT
This window harbors:
- a CDS encoding putative Ig domain-containing protein, with the translated sequence MAYHLYFRCLWRLMAVGLLIYSLITPALAQSIRWVKQGGTGDGTSWQNASGDLQVMLDVPGVEQVWIAKGIYMPEPLSSSNLKAGFKIRNGVGVYGGFEGTESTIAERPPIAADQPSSTTLSGANSIITDRYRQEFHVVSTTDGATSQTRLDGLTISDGINYGNGAGMFIRNGSPTLINCSFIKNKAYIGDVIQASGGGLYILNGSPTLTNCNFIENVAGGAQTSASFGGGGLAILNGNPTLTNCNFIGNRSGGHGGGLAMQKSSSTLINCNFIKNSTNYDGCQGGGMYTQEASPALTNCRFLNNDAITIGGAMSLGLGSPTLTNCTLIGNTAWFIGGILVHGTPTLTNCTILAENAPFTSGATGISVGSGKATLINCIVWRRSAEEGYEDSNPPKPVFEGSITARHSLIKGYPYVVDSQGSSGLSPSFVDPANGDLRLQSCSAAIDAGETNAYTGPDTDFAGNPRQVRTIDMGAYEFQGEPSTVSQDYAPLAALFIATNGDKWRRSANWMSGCSPCNWFGVTCDNNGRVVSLDLKSNQLSGTLPASLSELTHLKYLDLSENGLPGSIPTNIGSLTELQYLNLSSSIWSGTIPESLGALTKLQTLNLSRNQLSGCFPASLSALCGINNINSAFSNNPALPGGGDFGAFCADRTGSCAPANMPPQPTAIASQTATVGKAYSFSANAFTDIETPNSLTYSASIDPANGLNFDPVTQIISGTPLASAVSQVTLTATDPGGLSAITTFTITSITACAPESLSLLVSGPLNCLTTSVTLTAVGYAESAIISFAGPGIQSTTLNTATVNQPGNYSVVAQTSMGCSATAFATVQDQKDTPPAPTLAANALTTNQPISVTASGCPDGTINWTLSGGNGLANGSVYSITQPGNYTLSATCRVGSCSSEASAALSLQIIPSGFAITEVLMVSCQLIDDTKGGYQVQFTPQYAGQNANPISFSVVNELSPTMAPAPYTLKLYTDNPIITLIANQAGNDEARFSYNWRAFCQTDTPENNPPTTSGIPNQTALYNQAYQLDLASYFSDPDQQSLTFTATGLPTGLGLNGSLISGVPSATGVSMVSITALDPDGLSVQTSFQLTVNSSPTNPSGFTLVGVSTATCEILSATQQRVTFTPLYEGLSGDPISFSVVNEMMATTNPGPYSLNLYTDNPSVTLNARQLSAVATFTYNWLAVCTSRTRLGVPEAGTDLKVKVLGNPIEGKSVDVEISGVRGQAVELSLLDLQGRVLHQQHLNEASNLERVSVPIGTGKSVLFLQVNTATERQQVKLLKP
- the pyrR gene encoding bifunctional pyr operon transcriptional regulator/uracil phosphoribosyltransferase PyrR; this encodes MNQQRLILSSPLLEIVISRLAQQLIENHQDFADTVILGMQPRGIYFAERVGRELNRTLGFTVPLGYLDATFYRDDFRRRDSPLQPNATHVPFIIEDKRVILVDDVLATGRMVRAALDAMTAFGRPRKVELLVLIDRRYNRDLPIKPDYTGKRVNTLESQRVLVEWTEQGADADRIWLVG
- the pth gene encoding aminoacyl-tRNA hydrolase; the encoded protein is MTKFLIVGLGNIGPEYALTRHNAGFMVLDRMAAQHGFDFTMTRLAYTAKWQHKGKQIFFVKPTTYMNLSGRALLYYMKQENIPVENILVVTDDKDLPFGKLRLKPKGSPGGHNGLRNIDEVLTTQEYARLRVGIGNSFSKGKQVDFVLGQFPEDEMIQLPDYLDRAGNAVLAFCTMGIQFAMNNYNQ